The region TGTCACCAGCACATCGCCAACACGAATATCCGTATTCGCCGGTAAATGTTCGAGTTGCAGATCGTCTGTGCAGCCGTTACCGGCGGCAATCACGCGGATATCGTTACGCAGCACCTGAATCGGCAGCGCATGAGTGGCATCGCAAATCAACAGGACGCGGCTGGTCAGTTTCGCTACCGCCACTACCTGGCCGACAACACCTTTATCGCTGATCACCGGCTGGCCTTCGTACACCCCGTTCGCACTGCCTTTGTCGATAACCACCTGGTCGCTGTAAGGATCGTTAACCGTCGAGATCACCTGGGTCACCATTTTCTGCTCATCCTGACGCAGCGGAGAGCCCAGCAGTTCACGCAGGCGCGCGTTCTCCTGCTTGTACTGCCCTAACATCAGCAGTTCACTGTTTTTTAGCAGCAGTTCCTGACGTAATGCCCGGTTTTCAAGCTCAAGCTGGTCGCGCGAAGCCAACGTCTGGGAAACGTTATCTAATAATTCGCGGGGACCATTGGAAATAAAATAGAAAGGACTGACGGCAGTATCCATGTACG is a window of Enterobacter sp. R4-368 DNA encoding:
- the mreC gene encoding rod shape-determining protein MreC, which gives rise to MKPIFSRGPSLQIRLFLAVVVALGVIIADSRLGTFSQIRTYMDTAVSPFYFISNGPRELLDNVSQTLASRDQLELENRALRQELLLKNSELLMLGQYKQENARLRELLGSPLRQDEQKMVTQVISTVNDPYSDQVVIDKGSANGVYEGQPVISDKGVVGQVVAVAKLTSRVLLICDATHALPIQVLRNDIRVIAAGNGCTDDLQLEHLPANTDIRVGDVLVTSGLGGRFPEGYPVAVVSSVKLDTQRAYTVIQARPTAGLQRLRYLLLLWGADRNGTNPRTPEDVHRVANERLLQMMPQVLPSPDAMGPPAPMPAPATGITQPPPQVSPGGQ